The following are encoded together in the Ovis aries strain OAR_USU_Benz2616 breed Rambouillet chromosome X, ARS-UI_Ramb_v3.0, whole genome shotgun sequence genome:
- the MED12 gene encoding mediator of RNA polymerase II transcription subunit 12 isoform X33, with product MAAFGILSYEHRPLKRPRLGPPDVYPQDPKQKEDELTALNVKQGFNNQPAVSGDEHGTAKNVNFNPAKISSNFSSIIAEKLRCNTLPDIGRRKPQVNQKDNFWLVTARSQSAINTWFTDLAGTKPLTQLAKKVPIFSKKEEVFGYLAKYTVPVMRAAWLIKMTCAYYAAISETKVKKRHIDPFTEWTQIITKCLWEQLQKMAEYYRPGPAGSGGCGSTIGPLPHDVEMAIRQWDYNEKLAMFMFQDGMLDRHEFLTWVLECFEKIRPGEDELLKLLLPLLLRYSGEFVQSAYLSRRLAYFCTRRLALQLDGVSSHSSHVMSAQSTSTLPTTPAPQPPTSSTPSTPFSDLLMCPQHRPLVFGLSCILQTILLCCPSALVWHYSLTDSRIKTGSPLDHLPIAPSNLPMPEGNSAFTQQVRAKLREIEQQIKERGQAVEVRWSFDKCQEATAGFTIGRVLHTLEVLDSHSFERSDFSNSLDSLCNRIFGLGPSKDGHEISSDDDAVVSLLCEWAVSCKRSGRHRAMVVAKLLEKRQAEIEAERCGESEAADEKGSIASGSLSAPSAPIFQDVLLQFLDTQAPMLTDPRSESERVEFFNLVLLFCELIRHDVFSHNMYTCTLISRGDLAFGAPGPRPPSPFDDPADDPERKEAEGSSSSKLEDPGLSESMDIDPSSSVLFEDMEKPDFSLFSPTMPCEGKGSPSPEKPDVEKEVKPPPKEKLEGTLGVLYDQPRHVQYATHFPIPQEESCSHECNQRLVVLFGVGKQRDDARHAIKKITKDILKVLNRKGTAETDQLAPIVPLNPGDLTFLGGEDGQKRRRNRPEAFPTAEDIFAKFQHLSHYDQHQVTAQVSRNVLEQITSFALGMSYHLPLVQHVQFIFDLMEYSLSISGLIDFAIQLLNELSVVEAELLLKSSDLVGSYTTSLCLCIVAVLRHYHACLILNQDQMAQVFEGLCGVVKHGMNRSDGSSAERCILAYLYDLYTSCSHLKSKFGELFSDFCSKVKNTIYCNVEPSESNMRWAPEFMNDTLENPAAHTFTYTGLGKSLSENPANRYSFVCNALMHVCVGHHDSDRVNDIAILCAELTGYCKSLSAEWLGVLKALCCSSNNGTCGFNDLLCNVDVSDLSFHDSLATFVAILIARQCLLLEDLIRCAAIPSLLNAACSEQDSEPGARLTCRILLHLFKTPQLNPCQSDGNKPTVGIRSSCDRHLLAASQNRIVDGAVFAVLKAVFVLGDAELKGSGFTVTGGTEELPEEEGGGGSGSRRQGGRNISVETASLDVYAKYVLRSICQQEWVGERCLKSLCEDSNDLQDPVLSSAQAQRLMQLICYPHRLLDNEDGENPQRQRIKRILQNLDQWTMRQSSLELQLMIKQTPNNEMNSLLENIAKATIEVFQQSAETGSSSGNAASNMPSSSKTKPVLSSLERSGVWLVAPLIAKLPTSVQGHVLKAAGEELENGQHLDTSSRKERDRQKQKSMSLLSQQPFLSLVLTCLKGQDEQREGLLTSLYSQVHQIVTNWKDDHYLDDCKPKQLMHEALKLRLNLVGGMFDTVQRSTQQTTEWAVLLLEIIISGTVDMQSNNELFTTVLDMLSVLINGTLAADMSSISQGSMEENKRAYMNLVKKLRKELAERQSDSLEKVYQLLPLPKPTRDVITCEPQGSLIDTKGNKIAGFDSIFKKEGLQVSTKQKISPWDLFEGLKPSAPLSWGWFGTVRVDRRVARGEEQQRLLLYHTHLRPRPRAYYLEPLPLPPEDEEPPAPTLLEPEKKAPEPPKTDKPGAAPPSTEERKKKSTKGKKRSQPAVKTEDYGMGPGRSGPYGVTVPPDLLHHANPGSISHLSYRQSSIGLYTQNQPLPAGGPRVDPYRPVRLPMQKLPTRPPYPGVLPTTMTGVMGLEPASYKTSVYRQQQPAVPQGQRLRQQLQSQGMLGQSSVHQMTPSSSYGLQTSQGYTSYVSHVGLQQHTGPADPTRHLQQRPSGYVHQQAPTYGHGLTSTQRFSHQTLQQTPMIGTMTSLGPQGVQAGIRSASILPEQQQQQQQQQQQQQQQQQQQQQQQQQQYHIRQQQQQQQQQQILRQQQQQQQQQQQQQQQQQQQQQQAHQQQQQQAAPPQPQPQSQPQFQRQGLQQTQQQQQTAALVRQLQQQLSNTQPQPNTNIFGRY from the exons ATGGCGGCCTTCGGGATCTTGAGCTACGAACACCGGCCCCTGAAGCGGCCGCGGCTGGGGCCTCCTGATGTGTACCCTCAAGATCCCAAACAGAAGGAG GATGAATTAACGGCCTTGAATGTAAAACAAGGTTTCAATAACCAGCCCGCTGTCTCTGGGGATGAACATGGCACTGCCAAGAATGTCAACTTTAATCCTGCCAAG ATCAGTTCCAACTTCAGCAGCATCATTGCAGAGAAGTTACGTTGTAACACCCTCCCTGACATTGGTAGAAGGAAGCCCCAAGTGAACCAGAAGGACAACTTCTGGCTGGTGACTGCACGATCCCAGAGTGCCATTAATACTTGGTTTACTGATCTGGCTGGCACCAAGCCACTCACACAACTAGCCAAAAAG GTCCCCATTTTCAGTAAGAAGGAAGAAGTGTTTGGGTATTTAGCCAAATACACAGTGCCTGTGATGCGGGCTGCCTGGCTCATTAAGATGACCTGTGCCTACTATGCAGCAATCTCAGAGACCAAGGTTAAGAAGAGACATATTGACCCCTTCACAG AATGGACTCAGATCATCACCAAGTGCTTATGGGAGCAGCTTCAAAAGATGGCTGAATACTACCGACCAGGGCCTGCTGGAAGTGGGGGCTGTGGCTCCACTATAGGGCCCTTACCCCATGATGTTGAGATGGCAATCCGGCAGTGGGACTACAACGAGAAGCTGGCCATGTTCATGTTTCAG GACGGAATGCTGGACAGACATGAGTTCCTGACCTGGGTACTTGAGTGTTTTGAGAAAATCCGTCCTGGAGAGGATGAACTGCTTAAActgctgctgcccctgctgcTTCGA TACTCTGGAGAGTTTGTTCAGTCTGCATACCTCTCCCGCCGCCTTGCCTACTTCTGTACACGGAGACTGGCCCTGCAGCTGGATGGTGTGAGCAGTCACTCATCTCATGTGATGTCTGCTCAGTCGACAAGCACACTGCCCACCACCCCTGCTCCTCAGCCCCCAACTAGCAGCACACCCTCTACACCCTTTAGTGACCTGCTTATGTGCCCTCAGCACCGGCCCCTAGTTTTTGGCCTCAGCTGTATCCTTCAG ACCATCCTGCTGTGTTGTCCTAGTGCCCTGGTTTGGCACTATTCACTGACTGATAGTCGAATCAAGACTGGCTCACCACTTGACCACCTGCCTATTGCCCCCTCCAACCTGCCCATGCCAGAGGGCAACAGTGCCTTCACTCAGCAG GTTCGTGCAAAGTTGCGGGAGATCGAGCAACAGATCAAGGAGCGAGGACAGGCCGTTGAGGTTCGCTGGTCTTTTGATAAGTGCCAGGAAGCTACTGCAG GCTTCACCATTGGACGAGTACTCCATACTTTGGAAGTGTTGGACAGCCATAGTTTTGAACGCTCTGACTTCAGCAACTCTCTTGATTCCCTCTGTAATCGAATCTTTGGATTGGGGCCTAGCAAGGATGGGCATGAG ATCTCCTCAGATGATGATGCAGTGGTATCATTACTGTGTGAATGGGCTGTCAGCTGCAAGCGTTCTGGTCGGCATCGTGCGATGGTGGTAGCCaagctgctggagaagagacaggcagAGATTGAGGCTGAG CGTTGTGGAGAATCGGAAGCTGCAGATGAGAAGGGTTCCATTGCCTCTGGCTCCCTTTCTGCTCCCAGTGCTCCCATTTTCCAAGATGTCCTCTTACAGTTTCTGGATACACAGGCTCCCATGCTGA cGGACCCCCGAAGTGAGAGTGAGCGAGTGGAATTCTTTAACTTGGTACTGCTGTTCTGTGAACTGATTCGACATGATGTTTTCTCCCACAACATGTACACTTGCACCCTCATCTCCCGAGGGGACCTTGCCTTCGGAGCCCCTGGTCCCCGGCCTCCCTCTCCCTTTGATGACCCGGCTGATGACCCAGAGCGCAAGGAGGCtgagggcagcagcagcagcaagctggaG GATCCAGGACTCTCAGAGTCTATGGACATTGACCCTAGCTCCAGTGTGCTCTTTGAGGACATGGAGAAGCCTGATTTCTCA TTGTTCTCCCCCACTATGCCCTGTGAGGGGAAGGGCAGTCCATCCCCTGAGAAACCAGATGTTGAGAAGGAGGTGAAGCCCCCACCCAAGGAGAAGCTAGAAGGAACCCTTGGGGTTCTTTATGACCAGCCGCGGCATGTGCAGTATGCCACACACTTTCCCATCCCCCAG GAGGAGTCATGCAGCCATGAGTGCAACCAGCGGTTGGTCGTACTGTTTGGGGTGGGAAAGCAGCGAGATGATGCCCGCCATGCCATCAAGAAAATTACCAAGGATATCCTGAAGGTTCTGAACCGCAAGGGGACAGCAGAAACTG ACCAGCTTGCTCCTATTGTGCCTCTGAATCCTGGAGACCTGACATTCTTAG GTGGGGAGGATGGACAGAAGCGGCGACGAAACCGACCTGAAGCTTTTCCCACTGCCGAGGATATCTTTGCTAAGTTCCAGCATCTTTCGCATTATGACCAACACCAGGTCACGGCTCAG GTCTCCCGGAATGTTCTGGAGCAGATCACGAGCTTTGCCCTTGGCATGTCGTACCACTTGCCTCTGGTGCAGCATGTGCAGTTTATCTTCGACCTCATGGAATATTCACTCAGCATCAGTGGCCTCATCGACTTTGCTATTCAG CTGCTGAATGAACTGAGTGTAGTCGAGGCCGAACTGCTTCTCAAATCCTCAGATCTGGTGGGCAGCTACACCACGAGCCTGTGCCTGTGCATCGTGGCTGTCCTGCGCCACTATCACGCCTGCCTCATCCTCAACCAGGACCAGATGGCACAGGTCTTTGAGGG GCTGTGTGGCGTAGTTAAGCATGGGATGAACCGGTCCGATGGTTCCTCTGCAGAACGCTGTATCCTTGCATATCTCTATGATCTGTACACCTCCTGTAGCCATTTAAAGAGCAAATTTGGGGAACTCTTCAG TGACTTCTGCTCCAAGGTGAAGAACACCATCTACTGCAATGTGGAGCCATCAGAGTCCAACATGCGCTGGGCACCTGAGTTCATGAACGACACTTTAGAGAACCCCGCTGCTCACACCTTCACCTACACGGGGCTAGGCAAGAGTCTTAGTGAGAACCCTGCTAACCGCTACAGCTTTGTCTGCAATGCCCTTATGCACGTCTGTGTGGGGCACCATGATTCGGATAG GGTGAATGACATCGCCATCCTGTGTGCAGAGCTGACCGGCTATTGCAAGTCACTGAGTGCAGAGTGGCTGGGAGTGCTTAAGGCCTTGTGCTGCTCCTCTAACAATGGCACTTGTGGTTTCAACGACCTCCTCTGCAATGTAGAT GTCAGTGACCTGTCTTTTCACGACTCCCTGGCCACTTTTGTTGCCATCCTCATCGCTCGGCAGTGTTTGCTCCTGGAGGATCTGATTCGCTGTGCGGCCATCCCTTCACTCCTTAATGCTG CTTGCAGTGAACAGGACTCTGAGCCAGGGGCCCGGCTTACCTGCCGCATCCTCCTCCATCTTTTCAAGACACCTCAACTCAATCCTTGCCAATCGGATGGAA ACAAGCCTACTGTAGGAATCCGCTCCTCCTGTGACCGCCACCTGCTGGCTGCCTCCCAGAACCGCATCGTGGATGGAGCTGTGTTTGCTGTTCTCAAGGCTGTGTTTGTACTTG GGGATGCGGAACTGAAGGGTTCGGGCTTCACTGTGACAGGAGGAACAGAAGAACTtccagaggaggagggaggaggtggcAGTGGCAGTCGGAGGCAGGGTGGCCGCAACATCTCTGTGGAGACAGCCAGTCTGGATGTCTATGCCAAGTACGTGCTACGCAGCATCTGCCAGCAG GAATGGGTAGGAGAACGTTGCCTTAAATCGCTGTGTGAAGACAGCAATGACCTGCAAGACCCAGTGTTGAGCAGTGCCCAGGCCCAGCGCCTCATGCAGCTTATCTGCTACCCACATCGGCTGCTGGACAACGAGGATGGGGAAAACCCACAGCGGCAACGCATTAAGCGTATTCTCCAG AACTTGGACCAGTGGACCATGCGCCAGTCTTCGTTGGAACTACAGCTCATGATCAAGCAGACCCCTAACAAT GAGATGAACTCCCTCTTAGAGAACATCGCCAAGGCCACAATCGAGGTTTTCCAACAGTCTGCAGAGACAGGGTCATCTTCTGGAAATGCTGCAAGCAACATGCCCAGCAGCAGCAAGACCAAGCCTGTGCTCAG CTCCCTAGAACGCTCGGGTGTATGGCTGGTGGCTCCTCTCATTGCCAAACTGCCCACCTCAGTCCAGGGGCATGTGTTAAAGGCTGCTGGGGAAGAATTGGAGAACGGCCAGCACCTGGACACCTCTTCCCGCAAAGAACGTGATCGACAAAAGCAAAAGAG CATGTCCCTGTTGAGCCAGCAGCCCTTCTTATCCCTGGTGCTGACATGTCTGAAGGGGCAGGATGAGCAGCGTGAGGGACTCCTTACCTCCCTCTACAGCCAGGTCCACCAG ATTGTGACTAACTGGAAAGATGACCATTATTTAGACGATTGCAAACCAAAGCAGCTAATGCATGAGGCACTCAAACTGCGGCTCAACCTG GTGGGGGGCATGTTTGACACAGTGCAGCGCAGCACCCAGCAGACCACGGAGTGGGCTGTGCTCCTCCTGGAGATCATCATCAGCGGCACTGTCGACATGCAGTCCAACAA TGAGCTCTTCACCACTGTCCTGGACATGCTAAGCGTGCTCATCAATGGGACCCTAGCTGCAGACATGTCCAGCATCTCCCAGGGCAGCATGGAGGAAAACAAACGTGCCTACATGAACCTGGTGAAGAAGCTGCGG AAAGAGTTGGCGGAACGCCAGTCGGATAGTCTGGAAAAAGTTTACCAGCTGCTGCCACTGCCCAAGCCGACTCGAGACGTGATCACGTGTGAGCCGCAGGGCTCCCTTATTGACACCAAGGGCAACAAGATTGCTGGCTTCGACTCCATCTTCAAGAAGGAG GGTCTTCAGGTTTCCACCAAACAAAAGATCTCTCCCTGGGATCTTTTTGAGGGCTTGAAGCCATCAGCGCCACTGTCTTGGGGCTGGTTTGGAACAGTCCGGGTGGACCGGCGCGTGGCCCGTGGAGAGGAGCAGCAGCGACTGCTGCTGTACCACACACACCTGAGGCCCCGGCCCCGCGCCTACTACCTGGAGCCACTGCCACTGCCTCCAGAAGATGAGgaaccccctgcccccaccctgctaGAGCCTGAAAAAAAGGCTCCAGAGCCCCCCAAAACTGACAAACCTGGAGCTGCTCCACCCAGCACTGAGGAACGCAAGAAGAAGTCCACCAAGGGCAAGAAGCGCAGCCAGCCTGCCGTCAAGACAGAA GACTATGGAATGGGCCCAGGCCGAAGTGGCCCCTACGGAGTGACAGTACCTCCAGACCTCCTGCACCATGCCAACCCTGGCTCCATCTCCCACCTTAGCTATAGGCAGAGCTCCATAGGCCTCTACACCCAGAACCAGCCACTGCCAGCAG GTGGCCCCCGCGTGGATCCATACCGCCCCGTGCGGTTACCAATGCAGAAGCTGCCTACCCGCCCACCTTACCCCGGAGTGCTGCCCACGACCATGACTGGTGTCATGGGACTGGAACCTGCCTCCTACAAGACGTCTGTGTACCGACAGCAGCAGCCTGCAGTGCCCCAAGGACAGCGCCTTCGCCAACAGCTCCAG AGTCAAGGGATGTTGGGACAGTCATCTGTCCATCAGATGACTCCCAGTTCTTCGTACGGTTTGCAGACCTCCCAG ggCTATACTTCTTATGTTTCTCATGTGGGATTGCAGCAACACACAGGCCCTGCAG ATCCTACTCGCCACCTGCAGCAGCGGCCCAGTGGCTATGTGCACCAGCAGGCCCCAACCTATGGACATGGGCTGACCTCCACTCAAAG GTTTTCCCACCAGACACTGCAGCAAACACCCATGATAGGCACCATGACCTCACTGGGCCCCCAGGGTGTCCAGGCCGGCATCCGGTCGGCTTCCATCCtgcctgagcagcagcagcagcagcagcaacagcagcaacagcagcaacagcagcagcagcagcagcagcagcagcagcaacagcagtaccATAtccggcagcagcagcagcagcagcagcagcaacagatccTGCGG cagcaacagcagcagcagcagcaacagcagcagcagcagcaacagcagcaacagcagcagcaacaagcacaccagcagcaacagcagcaggcgGCTCCtcctcagccccagccccagtcccAGCCCCAG TTCCAGCGCCAGGGGCTTCAGCAgacacagcaacaacaacagacaGCAGCTTTGGTCCGGCAGCTCCAACAACAGCTCTCCA ACACCCAGCCACAGCCCAATACCAACATATTTGGAcgctactga